From the Brevibacillus choshinensis genome, one window contains:
- a CDS encoding class F sortase, translating into MKPFFMSMILFCLIATGCGQNAEPPIPQPPVIEKTVESKAPDLPIVIDSTKQIKYGPFLPAKKIPATPLVQGIIPKKLQIPAIQLSTLVEPVGVLQNGQMDVPKAFDRVGILAPWTRPGMKGNAVIAGHFDHYTGPAVFYNLRKLQPGDHIKVSDAAGKILTFQVNRVESFLADQAPIEKIFGDTDGSHLNLITCSGKFNKKKQEHARRLVVFSELVQ; encoded by the coding sequence ATGAAACCCTTTTTCATGTCCATGATTTTGTTTTGCCTGATTGCCACCGGATGTGGTCAAAACGCAGAACCTCCCATTCCTCAACCACCAGTGATCGAGAAAACAGTCGAAAGCAAAGCACCTGATTTGCCTATCGTCATCGACAGTACCAAGCAGATCAAATATGGTCCGTTTCTACCAGCGAAAAAAATACCTGCTACACCGCTCGTCCAAGGAATTATACCCAAAAAGCTGCAGATTCCCGCCATTCAACTCAGTACCCTTGTAGAACCCGTTGGCGTATTGCAAAATGGGCAAATGGATGTTCCGAAAGCGTTTGATCGCGTAGGAATTCTCGCTCCTTGGACACGACCAGGCATGAAGGGAAATGCCGTCATCGCTGGGCATTTTGATCATTACACAGGCCCTGCCGTATTTTATAACCTCCGAAAGCTACAGCCCGGGGATCACATAAAGGTAAGCGACGCTGCTGGGAAGATTCTCACCTTCCAAGTCAATCGGGTGGAGAGTTTTCTTGCGGATCAGGCACCCATTGAAAAAATCTTCGGCGATACGGACGGCTCTCACCTCAACCTCATTACATGCTCGGGCAAGTTTAACAAGAAAAAGCAGGAGCATGCACGCAGGTTAGTCGTTTTTTCTGAGCTCGTACAATAG
- a CDS encoding thioredoxin family protein, with protein sequence MREVKTEADFEQAIAASKPVVVKFFTDWCPDCHRIDPFMPAVEEKYQADLDMISVNRDTLPELSQKLDVFGIPSFIAFQEGKELVRFVSKLGKNREEIEHFLDRAIQVGKGLE encoded by the coding sequence ATGAGAGAAGTAAAAACCGAAGCAGATTTCGAACAAGCGATCGCAGCTTCCAAGCCAGTCGTCGTTAAATTTTTCACCGACTGGTGTCCGGATTGCCATCGGATCGATCCTTTCATGCCAGCGGTAGAAGAGAAGTATCAAGCCGATCTGGACATGATTTCGGTGAACCGCGATACATTGCCAGAGCTGTCTCAAAAGCTGGATGTGTTCGGGATTCCTAGCTTTATTGCGTTTCAAGAAGGAAAAGAGCTCGTGCGCTTCGTAAGTAAACTGGGCAAAAATCGTGAAGAAATCGAACATTTTCTAGATCGTGCCATTCAAGTGGGCAAAGGGCTGGAGTAA
- a CDS encoding RluA family pseudouridine synthase, translated as MQVMKKEGEWLVARLTAADAAVPIGNLLREGWKLPRKQVHLLFQHKEVLIDGQPVPQHFTGKEGQEIRLHMCKPEPLGMDPVDQPVDVLYEDDHLLIVEKEAGVLLHPTEPHHHLTLDHMVAGHFFRTGQQAKVRHLHRLDQDTSGVVLYAKHPWASAILDEMLRERDIKRTYVAFVHGQLAKDSGKINEPIGKDRNHATRRRVAPNGDAAVTHYTVRQRYRNSTLVECRLETGRTHQIRVHLSHIGHPLLGDVLYGGKRDLISRQALHAEVLRFEHPFGGQSIEVRASLPADLLDLEKRLR; from the coding sequence ATGCAAGTCATGAAAAAAGAAGGGGAATGGCTCGTTGCACGCTTGACTGCTGCAGACGCTGCTGTTCCCATTGGGAACCTGCTGAGAGAGGGATGGAAGCTGCCTCGCAAGCAGGTCCATCTTTTATTTCAGCATAAAGAAGTGCTGATTGATGGTCAGCCTGTACCACAACACTTCACTGGAAAAGAAGGACAAGAAATTCGCTTGCACATGTGTAAGCCGGAGCCTCTCGGGATGGACCCAGTAGATCAGCCTGTAGATGTCTTGTACGAAGACGACCATCTGCTCATCGTCGAAAAAGAAGCAGGGGTTCTGTTGCATCCGACTGAACCACACCATCATTTGACCTTGGATCACATGGTCGCAGGTCATTTTTTTCGGACTGGACAGCAAGCAAAAGTACGGCATTTGCATCGACTCGATCAGGATACATCAGGAGTCGTCTTGTATGCCAAGCATCCGTGGGCGTCTGCCATCCTGGACGAGATGCTGCGGGAACGAGATATTAAACGCACGTATGTAGCTTTTGTCCATGGACAGCTGGCAAAAGATAGCGGAAAGATCAATGAGCCAATAGGTAAAGACCGCAATCATGCCACACGAAGAAGAGTTGCGCCTAATGGAGACGCAGCCGTCACTCACTACACAGTGCGACAAAGGTATCGCAACAGTACGCTGGTCGAATGCAGACTCGAGACAGGGCGGACGCATCAGATTCGTGTCCATCTCAGTCACATCGGTCATCCGCTCCTAGGGGATGTCTTGTACGGAGGCAAGCGTGATCTGATTAGCCGCCAGGCCCTTCATGCAGAAGTACTGCGGTTCGAGCATCCCTTTGGAGGTCAGTCTATCGAGGTGCGTGCATCGCTGCCTGCTGATTTGCTTGATTTGGAAAAGAGATTGCGATAA
- a CDS encoding YheC/YheD family endospore coat-associated protein → MKRPTIGILTWREGKKFAEPAYFRLLHRAGQELGSTVFLFSPKDVLAAGKQVRGFVLDSNGKWQARIFERPDAVFDRYRYTPTQAFKDYVAFRRTSNFLYANNRLANKWRVHEVLDRDTRMHRWLPETVLYNRANFVKMLGRHSYLYVKPLNGTGGRNILCIEKTVQGYRLLGRDKQRAKISTVLKQVDSVQRWVDNWTKKEKYIVQQGLRLQLVPKRAVDMRLLIQKDGEGDWKVTGHGMRVGGERSATSNLHGGGKAIAVPEFLRPRFGEARTAEIVRDCEQLAYQTAESLENHFGRMVEFGLDIGIDVNGRAWLIEVNPKPAREVFREMGALQQYKHAITRPLEYAMYLARTKGREEKESKYSKVASRR, encoded by the coding sequence ATGAAACGACCCACAATCGGTATTCTGACCTGGCGGGAAGGCAAGAAGTTTGCAGAACCTGCCTATTTCCGACTTCTTCACCGGGCAGGACAAGAGCTGGGTAGTACCGTATTTCTTTTTTCGCCAAAGGATGTTCTGGCTGCCGGAAAACAGGTGAGAGGATTCGTCCTGGACAGTAATGGAAAATGGCAAGCTCGCATTTTTGAACGACCGGATGCTGTCTTTGACCGCTATCGTTATACCCCGACCCAAGCCTTCAAGGATTACGTAGCGTTTCGGCGCACGAGTAATTTTTTGTATGCAAACAATCGTCTGGCGAACAAATGGCGTGTTCATGAGGTGTTAGATCGGGATACCAGAATGCACAGGTGGCTCCCGGAGACCGTCTTGTACAATCGCGCCAATTTCGTAAAAATGCTGGGTCGCCACTCGTATTTGTACGTAAAGCCTTTGAACGGTACAGGTGGACGTAATATCCTGTGCATTGAGAAAACAGTGCAAGGCTACCGACTATTGGGACGAGACAAGCAGAGAGCCAAAATATCCACGGTCCTGAAACAGGTCGATTCTGTCCAACGGTGGGTAGATAACTGGACGAAGAAGGAGAAATACATCGTCCAGCAAGGGCTCCGATTGCAGCTTGTTCCGAAAAGAGCAGTAGATATGCGACTGCTGATTCAAAAAGATGGCGAGGGTGATTGGAAAGTCACGGGTCACGGGATGCGGGTGGGCGGAGAGCGCAGCGCTACTTCCAATTTGCACGGGGGAGGAAAGGCGATTGCCGTTCCTGAGTTTTTACGACCGCGCTTTGGAGAAGCACGTACTGCCGAAATCGTACGTGACTGTGAGCAGCTCGCTTATCAGACGGCAGAGTCGTTAGAGAACCATTTTGGACGTATGGTAGAATTCGGTCTGGACATCGGGATCGATGTGAACGGACGTGCATGGTTGATCGAGGTAAACCCCAAGCCTGCCCGAGAAGTGTTCCGCGAAATGGGGGCACTCCAACAGTACAAAC